A single genomic interval of Ignavibacteriales bacterium harbors:
- a CDS encoding IS4 family transposase: protein MNFGKTVFSQLMDQIDPNEFRRFVRQQNKSHRKYRFSCWEQFLCMAFAQLTYRESLRDIESCLRSLGPKLYHSGIRSTVCRSTLAHANEHRSWKVYQELALSLIAKAQRLYRDDRFLADLDGAVYAFDSSIIKLCLELFPWARAANHQATCAGVKLHTLLDVQSNVPVFARVTAANVGDLRILDELVYEAGAFYVLDRGYTGFTSLKRIDNAGAFFVIRAKRDLRFSRVYSHTMSKIGNVRVDQTITLVIPRSHQEYPDQLRRIKVFDPVNKCSLVFLTNNFILDALTVAELYRLRWKIELFFKWIKQHLRIKAFLGTTPNAVSTQIWIALTVYVLVAIVKKELGLEQPLYTILQILSITLFEKEPILQVLTESQQKVETCLHRNQLNLFNL, encoded by the coding sequence ATGAACTTTGGTAAGACGGTATTTTCGCAACTTATGGATCAAATCGATCCCAACGAGTTTCGTCGTTTTGTTCGACAACAGAACAAGAGTCATCGGAAGTACCGGTTCTCATGTTGGGAGCAATTTCTGTGCATGGCCTTTGCTCAATTGACTTATCGCGAAAGCCTGCGAGACATCGAGAGCTGTCTCCGATCGCTCGGACCGAAGCTCTATCATAGCGGTATCCGGTCTACCGTCTGTCGTTCAACACTTGCACATGCGAATGAGCACCGTTCGTGGAAGGTCTACCAAGAACTTGCTCTCTCACTCATTGCCAAAGCACAGAGGTTATATCGAGATGACCGGTTTCTAGCAGATCTCGATGGTGCGGTCTATGCTTTTGATTCCTCGATCATCAAACTGTGCTTAGAACTCTTTCCCTGGGCTCGTGCAGCGAACCATCAGGCCACGTGTGCTGGGGTGAAGCTTCACACGCTTCTGGACGTGCAGTCAAATGTCCCTGTTTTTGCAAGGGTTACCGCCGCAAACGTCGGTGATCTGCGTATCCTCGATGAGTTGGTTTATGAAGCCGGTGCCTTCTATGTCTTAGACCGTGGCTACACAGGGTTCACCAGCTTAAAGCGCATCGACAATGCAGGAGCGTTCTTTGTCATCCGGGCCAAGCGAGATCTTCGCTTCAGCAGAGTCTACTCACACACGATGTCGAAGATTGGTAACGTCAGAGTCGATCAAACCATCACTCTGGTTATTCCGCGTTCACATCAGGAGTATCCAGATCAGTTGCGCCGCATCAAGGTCTTTGATCCTGTGAACAAGTGTTCACTTGTGTTCCTGACGAACAATTTTATCCTCGATGCTCTGACTGTTGCAGAACTCTATCGTCTGCGTTGGAAGATCGAACTGTTCTTCAAGTGGATCAAACAACACTTGCGTATTAAGGCGTTCCTCGGTACGACTCCTAACGCTGTCAGCACCCAGATTTGGATCGCATTGACAGTCTACGTTTTGGTCGCGATTGTGAAAAAAGAGCTCGGCCTCGAACAGCCGCTCTACACAATTCTACAAATCTTGAGCATCACGCTCTTTGAGAAAGAACCGATTTTACAAGTACTTACAGAGTCCCAACAAAAAGTCGAGACCTGTCTTCACCGCAACCAGTTGAATCTTTTCAACTTGTAG
- a CDS encoding sulfatase, producing the protein MKTGLRFSIAGALLPEAVQSTLAEDSQDTASSSNAKNVLFMMIEDLRDSVLGCYGSPVVRTPNIDRLARKSVLFKKAYCQFPVCNPSRSSLLTGLRPDTIGILDNVKALFHENPDVVTLPAVFKDSGYYTARVGKVFHGTGEHDDPKAWAEKFDFDDNEIAKKGTGRNMTNGSVEWCRWLAAEGHDSDHSDGKNTLKAVELLGRKRDQNFFIAVGFHKPHDPFIAPKQYFDMYPLDEIVPPTVPGNIEEDSGVRIGSGWKRNFDEFSESDKKEFLRAYYACTTFVDAQIGHVLDAMDGLNLWKDTVVIVMADHGYNLGEHNWWNKNVLYDHSCRVPLMVYAPGETAEGKTCHSIVESLDVFPTITDICGLTSAKNLEGVSFRPLICDPAQEGKTGAYTQVQRGRIQGHSVRTKRWRYTEWDEGRAGKELYDHNNDPDEYYNLVNKAGLEGVIRQHQELLHADKK; encoded by the coding sequence ATGAAAACTGGCCTAAGGTTCTCGATTGCCGGAGCGTTGCTGCCAGAAGCTGTTCAATCTACTCTAGCCGAGGACTCTCAAGATACTGCCTCTTCCTCCAATGCGAAGAACGTGCTGTTCATGATGATCGAAGATCTGAGAGACAGTGTGCTTGGATGCTATGGCAGCCCTGTCGTCCGAACTCCGAACATTGACAGACTCGCAAGAAAGAGTGTGCTCTTCAAAAAGGCGTATTGCCAATTTCCGGTCTGTAATCCAAGTCGATCCTCATTACTCACCGGCTTGCGACCGGACACGATTGGAATTCTGGACAATGTGAAAGCGCTCTTTCACGAAAATCCCGACGTCGTAACTCTTCCGGCGGTGTTCAAGGATTCCGGATACTATACAGCCAGGGTGGGCAAGGTATTCCATGGCACCGGTGAGCATGATGATCCGAAAGCGTGGGCCGAGAAATTCGACTTTGATGACAATGAAATTGCGAAGAAGGGGACCGGGAGGAACATGACGAACGGGAGCGTGGAGTGGTGCCGATGGCTGGCTGCCGAAGGTCACGACAGCGATCATTCCGATGGGAAGAATACACTGAAAGCCGTCGAACTGCTCGGCAGGAAACGCGACCAAAACTTCTTCATAGCGGTTGGTTTCCACAAGCCCCATGATCCGTTCATTGCGCCTAAGCAATACTTTGATATGTATCCGCTGGATGAAATTGTTCCACCTACTGTACCAGGCAACATCGAGGAGGATTCGGGAGTAAGGATCGGCAGCGGATGGAAAAGAAATTTCGATGAATTCTCGGAGAGCGACAAGAAGGAATTCCTGAGAGCATACTATGCATGCACCACATTCGTCGATGCTCAAATCGGCCACGTCCTTGACGCCATGGACGGGCTGAATCTCTGGAAGGACACCGTGGTGATAGTAATGGCGGACCATGGGTACAACCTTGGTGAGCACAACTGGTGGAACAAGAATGTGCTGTATGATCACAGCTGCCGTGTGCCGCTGATGGTGTATGCGCCCGGCGAGACGGCCGAAGGTAAGACGTGTCATTCCATCGTAGAATCGCTTGACGTGTTTCCGACCATTACGGATATTTGTGGACTCACTTCTGCCAAGAATCTCGAAGGTGTCTCTTTCAGACCGTTGATCTGCGATCCTGCACAAGAGGGGAAAACGGGAGCTTACACACAGGTGCAGCGAGGCCGTATTCAAGGGCATTCTGTGAGGACGAAGCGTTGGCGATATACGGAATGGGACGAGGGGAGAGCAGGCAAAGAGTTGTATGACCATAACAACGACCCCGATGAGTACTATAACCTGGTCAACAAAGCGGGTCTCGAAGGTGTTATCCGTCAGCATCAAGAACTACTCCATGCTGACAAGAAGTGA
- a CDS encoding GH92 family glycosyl hydrolase, giving the protein MIRNLMRRFGYTLPLLTAFILATGWGVRTGKTLIDYVDPLIGTGPARTPGALRHSEKLEANAQVVPAVTMPFGMTNWSPQTRDTEKKCIAPYYYTDSLIQGFRGSHWLSGSCTQDYGSFTIMPVAGELRCRPEARASRFTHKHETAAPDYYRVLLEDYNVLAEMTATTRCGMFSFTFSGADSAHIIVNPNSDEGLGFVRVDPDRNEIVGYNPVHRIYQGWGKYAGFKGYFVMQFDRPFDNWGVYTKEFLRYRLASIQDQPEVGAFVSYGPAKGQKVSARVGTSFTSIEEARRNLETEVPDWDFARIRSGLRKEWNRLLGRIEIEGTNDEEMVKFYTALYHSLQQPRIMSDCDGSYPGFAGDPTIHKAVGFDYYDDFSLWDTYRALHPLYNLLFPEKSADMMRSLILKAEQGGWLPIFPMWSSYTCAMIGDHAISVLGDAWVKGIQGFDTVKAYSYMHQNAFRTPADSEEYLDGKGRRALSSYLRYGYVPLEDQVLHAFHKGEQVSRTLEYAYDDFVLAQLAKRLGKTEDFELLKRRSLGYQLVYDSTVGYVRGRHADGRWAEQFVATERMPYITEGTPQHYTWYVPHDIAGLIRLMGGEAPFNAKLDTLFATGQYWHGNEPCHQVIYLYCFSGQPEKTQEIVRRVLREEYGSGPGGLSGNDDSGQMSAWYIFAKLGFYPVCPGTPQYVIGSPAFSRVTLALPGGKSFVIKSLNNGENQPYIESARLNGRSYTKLYLDHSDIMAGGTVEYRMSDRPQGDFGRMRDSKPFSMSNSKQLKR; this is encoded by the coding sequence ATGATTCGGAACCTCATGCGACGATTTGGATATACGCTACCCTTATTGACAGCGTTCATCCTTGCCACCGGCTGGGGCGTTCGCACCGGCAAAACTCTCATCGACTATGTCGATCCCCTGATTGGCACAGGCCCGGCAAGGACACCAGGAGCCCTCAGGCACTCAGAAAAACTCGAGGCCAACGCCCAGGTCGTACCGGCAGTTACCATGCCGTTCGGTATGACCAACTGGTCGCCTCAGACCCGCGACACAGAAAAGAAATGCATTGCCCCTTACTATTACACCGATTCCCTGATCCAGGGCTTTCGCGGTTCGCACTGGCTGAGTGGCTCCTGCACTCAGGATTATGGCAGCTTCACGATCATGCCTGTAGCGGGAGAGCTGCGCTGTCGGCCGGAGGCGCGGGCCAGCCGTTTCACACATAAGCACGAGACCGCCGCACCAGATTACTACAGGGTCCTGTTGGAAGATTACAATGTACTGGCAGAGATGACCGCCACCACCCGCTGCGGCATGTTCAGTTTCACCTTCTCCGGCGCCGACTCGGCGCACATCATCGTCAATCCCAACAGCGATGAAGGGCTTGGGTTCGTGCGAGTCGATCCCGACCGCAACGAAATCGTTGGATACAATCCGGTGCACCGGATCTACCAGGGATGGGGAAAGTATGCCGGCTTCAAGGGCTATTTCGTCATGCAGTTCGATCGGCCGTTTGACAATTGGGGAGTATATACCAAGGAATTTCTGCGCTATCGTCTCGCGAGTATTCAAGACCAACCTGAGGTCGGGGCCTTCGTCAGCTATGGGCCGGCGAAGGGACAAAAGGTATCCGCCCGCGTGGGTACATCATTCACGAGCATCGAAGAGGCGCGTAGAAATCTTGAAACGGAAGTGCCGGATTGGGATTTTGCCCGCATCCGCAGCGGTCTGCGCAAGGAGTGGAACCGCCTCCTAGGTCGCATAGAGATCGAGGGGACGAACGACGAAGAGATGGTGAAGTTCTACACTGCCCTATACCACAGTCTGCAGCAACCCCGGATCATGAGCGACTGTGACGGCTCCTATCCCGGCTTTGCCGGAGATCCGACGATTCACAAAGCGGTAGGTTTCGACTACTACGACGATTTTTCACTGTGGGATACCTATCGCGCCCTGCATCCCCTTTACAATCTCCTCTTTCCGGAGAAGAGCGCCGACATGATGCGCTCCCTGATCCTCAAGGCCGAACAGGGGGGATGGCTGCCGATTTTTCCCATGTGGAGCAGTTATACCTGCGCCATGATAGGTGATCACGCGATTTCCGTTTTGGGAGATGCGTGGGTCAAAGGAATACAAGGATTCGATACCGTGAAGGCGTATTCGTATATGCATCAGAACGCTTTTCGGACCCCGGCGGATTCCGAGGAATATCTTGACGGCAAAGGACGAAGGGCGTTGTCGTCATATCTCCGTTACGGCTACGTCCCTCTCGAGGACCAGGTCCTCCACGCTTTTCACAAAGGAGAACAAGTATCCCGGACCCTCGAGTATGCCTACGATGATTTCGTCCTGGCGCAGTTGGCAAAGAGGTTGGGAAAGACAGAGGACTTTGAGTTGCTCAAACGGCGATCTCTCGGATATCAGCTTGTCTATGATTCAACCGTCGGATACGTTCGCGGTCGCCATGCGGACGGACGCTGGGCGGAACAGTTTGTTGCAACCGAGCGCATGCCTTATATCACCGAGGGAACGCCGCAGCACTATACGTGGTATGTGCCCCACGACATTGCTGGACTGATCAGGCTGATGGGGGGCGAGGCACCCTTCAATGCTAAGCTGGATACTCTTTTTGCGACCGGCCAGTACTGGCATGGCAATGAACCGTGCCATCAAGTCATCTATCTTTATTGCTTTTCTGGTCAACCGGAGAAGACGCAGGAGATTGTGCGCCGTGTTCTGCGGGAGGAGTACGGTTCCGGCCCTGGCGGGCTGAGCGGCAACGATGATTCGGGACAAATGTCCGCCTGGTACATCTTTGCGAAACTTGGATTCTATCCGGTCTGTCCCGGTACCCCGCAATACGTAATCGGCAGTCCCGCATTCTCGCGAGTCACGCTGGCGCTTCCAGGCGGAAAAAGTTTCGTGATTAAGAGCCTTAACAATGGAGAGAACCAACCCTATATCGAATCAGCACGACTAAATGGGAGATCCTACACAAAGCTCTATCTGGATCATAGTGATATCATGGCGGGGGGTACCGTCGAGTACAGGATGAGCGACCGGCCGCAGGGGGATTTTGGCAGGATGAGAGATTCCAAACCTTTTTCCATGAGTAATTCAAAGCAACTGAAGAGATGA